Proteins from a genomic interval of Ndongobacter massiliensis:
- a CDS encoding helix-turn-helix domain-containing protein gives MRFGEKLKKLREERGMTQQEFADAVGVSLRTVGNYEKEGRLPRYRSVYEKIAALFGVSVTYLLSDADDFILTAGEQYGARGAEQARDLVQSMVGLMAGGNLPDEDKKAILDALQEAYYFSKKENQKYASAEKKGR, from the coding sequence ATGCGATTTGGAGAAAAACTGAAAAAATTGCGAGAAGAACGAGGTATGACGCAGCAGGAATTTGCCGATGCCGTGGGGGTTTCTCTGCGCACCGTCGGCAACTATGAAAAAGAAGGAAGGCTTCCGCGTTATCGCAGCGTGTACGAAAAGATCGCCGCGCTGTTCGGGGTCAGTGTGACCTATCTTTTGAGCGATGCCGATGATTTTATATTGACGGCGGGGGAACAATATGGCGCGCGCGGTGCGGAGCAGGCGCGGGACTTGGTGCAGAGTATGGTCGGTCTGATGGCGGGCGGCAATCTGCCGGACGAAGATAAAAAGGCAATTTTGGATGCCTTGCAGGAGGCCTATTACTTTTCAAAAAAAGAAAATCAAAAGTACGCTTCTGCAGAAAAGAAAGGTCGCTGA
- a CDS encoding ABC transporter ATP-binding protein, which produces MIAIEGVTKKFGKKTAVDNLSLQLQEGTITGFIGPNGAGKTTTIRMLCGILKPDAGTITLNGKDIQKEPLAAKEEFGFIPDSPDVFLTLKGTEYINFICNIYNVPKEVRPARMEELLRDFEMTSVVGDRLETYSHGMRQKIHIIAALMHDPNIWILDEPMTGLDPQSSYLLKQRMKRHAQAGNIVLFSTHVLEVAEKLCDQIAIIDKGELVYTGTLEALQERYPSRSLEEIFLAVTKSRVLAEETEEGAVQ; this is translated from the coding sequence ATGATTGCGATTGAAGGAGTGACCAAAAAATTTGGAAAAAAGACTGCAGTAGATAATTTATCTCTGCAATTGCAGGAAGGCACGATTACCGGTTTTATCGGACCGAACGGCGCAGGAAAGACGACGACCATACGCATGCTTTGCGGAATCTTAAAGCCGGATGCCGGAACGATTACGCTGAACGGCAAAGATATCCAGAAAGAACCGCTGGCGGCGAAAGAGGAATTCGGTTTTATTCCGGACAGTCCGGATGTATTTTTGACCTTGAAAGGCACGGAATACATCAATTTTATTTGCAATATCTACAATGTGCCCAAAGAAGTGCGCCCCGCGCGCATGGAAGAATTACTGCGCGATTTTGAGATGACCAGCGTGGTCGGGGATCGCCTGGAGACCTATTCGCACGGAATGCGTCAAAAAATTCATATCATCGCTGCATTGATGCACGATCCGAATATCTGGATTTTGGATGAGCCGATGACCGGCTTGGATCCGCAGTCGTCGTACCTGTTGAAGCAGCGGATGAAACGACATGCCCAGGCGGGCAATATTGTCCTTTTTTCTACGCATGTACTGGAAGTGGCGGAAAAACTTTGCGACCAGATTGCAATTATCGACAAGGGCGAACTCGTGTACACGGGTACGCTGGAAGCGCTGCAGGAACGCTACCCGAGTCGTTCGCTGGAAGAAATCTTCCTGGCGGTGACGAAAAGTCGGGTTCTGGCGGAGGAGACGGAGGAAGGAGCCGTTCAATGA
- the malQ gene encoding 4-alpha-glucanotransferase → MNDWNYNSQPEEMYAAGAPFGHDALEAHVCWHEAPQARPPHTVLPAELELVKYPRGLGVILPIFSLPSPYGIGTFGEAAYRFCDFLAKSGVRYWQVLPLGPTSYGDSPYQSFSGLAGNPYFIDLDFLCAEGLLESEELAAIHFGDEIDRVDYSLLYNQRYRLLWRAFERAVGQTERAPLTPSEAFQQAGLSGDCGTREALAQFREQNADWIEDYALFQALKAEHFDVEWTQWADVYRDHHAEALDAFRASHEVEILFQIFMQYHFFRQWEALRAYAHDKGLLFIGDIPIYVAHDSADVWAARDQFLLDEKGNPRVVAGAPPDVFTADGQRWGNPIYNWAVMRDRNYDFWVRRFRANFRLYDILRLDHFIGFEHYWSVPAEEETARNGRWEAGPGFAFFQKMQEALGPLPILVEDLGVLTPEVIALRERTGFPGMKPLQFAFGGGPDSDYLPHNFERRTSVYTGTHDSDPLRTWWENLDPQTRYLVGAYFAISKEEEVRWALLRGAAASVADLCIFQMQDILWTDASSRTNLPGALGGNWQWRLRPDYADPGLAKKLRELIGLYGR, encoded by the coding sequence ATGAACGATTGGAATTACAATTCGCAACCGGAAGAAATGTATGCGGCGGGTGCGCCGTTCGGGCACGACGCTTTGGAAGCACATGTATGCTGGCACGAGGCACCGCAGGCACGTCCGCCGCATACGGTGCTTCCTGCGGAGTTGGAGTTGGTAAAATACCCGCGCGGACTCGGTGTGATTCTGCCGATTTTTTCGCTGCCATCGCCTTACGGCATCGGTACCTTCGGCGAAGCGGCGTATCGGTTTTGCGATTTTCTAGCAAAATCTGGAGTCCGGTATTGGCAAGTGCTGCCGCTCGGACCGACGAGTTATGGTGACTCCCCTTATCAGAGCTTTTCCGGGCTGGCGGGCAACCCCTATTTTATTGACCTGGATTTTCTGTGTGCGGAAGGCTTGTTGGAATCGGAAGAACTGGCGGCCATTCACTTCGGGGATGAAATCGATCGGGTCGACTATTCACTTCTCTACAATCAACGCTATCGCCTGCTTTGGCGCGCTTTTGAGCGCGCCGTGGGGCAAACGGAACGTGCACCGTTGACCCCGTCGGAAGCGTTTCAGCAAGCTGGGCTTTCCGGCGATTGTGGAACGCGGGAGGCGTTGGCACAATTTCGCGAACAAAACGCAGACTGGATTGAAGACTACGCGCTCTTCCAGGCGCTGAAAGCGGAGCACTTCGATGTCGAATGGACGCAGTGGGCGGATGTGTACCGAGACCACCATGCGGAAGCTTTAGACGCATTTCGCGCCTCCCATGAGGTGGAAATCCTCTTCCAGATTTTCATGCAGTATCACTTTTTCCGCCAGTGGGAGGCGCTGCGTGCGTATGCTCATGACAAGGGGCTCTTGTTTATTGGCGATATACCCATTTACGTGGCGCACGATTCGGCGGATGTCTGGGCGGCACGGGATCAATTTCTGCTCGACGAAAAGGGCAACCCGCGCGTCGTCGCAGGGGCGCCGCCGGACGTTTTTACGGCGGACGGGCAAAGATGGGGCAACCCCATCTATAATTGGGCGGTCATGCGCGATCGCAACTACGATTTTTGGGTGCGGCGATTTCGTGCCAATTTCCGCCTATATGACATTTTGCGACTGGATCACTTCATCGGTTTTGAACATTACTGGTCCGTGCCGGCGGAAGAGGAAACGGCGCGCAACGGGCGCTGGGAAGCCGGCCCCGGGTTTGCCTTTTTCCAAAAAATGCAGGAGGCGCTGGGACCGCTGCCCATCTTAGTGGAAGATCTCGGCGTGCTCACGCCGGAGGTCATTGCGCTGCGCGAGCGGACGGGCTTTCCCGGCATGAAGCCGTTGCAGTTCGCTTTCGGCGGGGGACCGGATTCTGACTATCTGCCGCACAATTTTGAGCGGCGCACCAGCGTTTACACAGGCACTCACGACAGTGATCCGCTGCGCACCTGGTGGGAAAATCTGGATCCGCAGACGCGTTATCTCGTGGGGGCTTACTTTGCCATTTCGAAAGAGGAAGAGGTGCGCTGGGCGCTGTTGCGCGGTGCGGCAGCCTCGGTTGCCGATCTCTGCATTTTCCAGATGCAGGACATCTTGTGGACAGATGCCTCCAGTCGCACCAATTTGCCGGGGGCCTTGGGTGGAAATTGGCAGTGGCGCCTGCGTCCCGATTATGCGGATCCGGGGTTGGCAAAGAAGCTCCGGGAATTGATCGGTTTGTACGGGCGGTAA
- a CDS encoding ImmA/IrrE family metallo-endopeptidase — MIRSMQRDVARLVRRHGTRDPRRLLEERGVQLLPMPRATHVLGMYTVLLRNRFVFYNANLDDAILRMVFAHELGHDCYHRRQAAQDLPPDLSLTGARSRLETEANCFAAYLLIEEDELFEGIRERETIGELATRFRVDESLIIYRLRELQKEQRPDVPLFLTEEAEPNFFRAIDGRNPLYWAPENRD; from the coding sequence ATGATTCGCTCCATGCAACGGGACGTGGCGCGCCTGGTGCGACGGCACGGTACCCGTGATCCGCGGCGCCTTTTGGAGGAGCGCGGCGTACAGCTGCTGCCCATGCCGCGCGCGACGCATGTACTTGGAATGTATACGGTGTTGCTGCGCAATCGCTTTGTTTTCTATAATGCGAATTTGGACGATGCGATTTTGCGTATGGTATTTGCCCACGAATTGGGACATGATTGTTATCATCGCCGGCAGGCGGCGCAGGATCTTCCACCGGATCTTTCTCTGACGGGAGCGCGTTCGCGTCTGGAAACAGAGGCGAATTGCTTTGCTGCTTACCTCCTTATAGAAGAGGATGAGCTTTTCGAGGGCATTCGGGAGCGGGAAACGATCGGAGAGTTGGCGACCCGTTTTCGCGTAGATGAGAGTCTGATTATTTATCGCTTGCGGGAATTGCAGAAGGAGCAGCGTCCGGATGTTCCCCTTTTCCTGACCGAAGAAGCGGAGCCGAACTTTTTTCGGGCAATTGATGGACGTAATCCCCTCTATTGGGCGCCGGAAAATCGCGATTGA
- the ftsH gene encoding ATP-dependent zinc metalloprotease FtsH, with the protein MANINKKTNGPKRPRPILFYYAGVLILVLLFQFFFGPAMHEAGVEEVSYDQFTAMISEGRVTKVTNDGTMYRIEGKDKEGNEKEYKTGLWNDQENLTKLLDEHEVEYSSEIPPKPNVFLSYLFTLVIPLAIFWLAGRYLMRNMTGGNAMSFGKSKAKIYVKAQSGKTFRDVAGQEEAKESLNEIVDYLDHPKRYNDIGAVCPKGVLLVGPPGTGKTLLAKAVAGEANVPFFIISGSEFVEMFVGLGASKVRDLFKQAKEKAPCIVFIDEIDTIGKRRDGAGFGGNDEREQTLNQLLNEMDGFEGNTGVVILAATNRPEILDPALTRPGRFDRQIRVELPDIKGREDILRVHAKDVQMESGVDLKLIARMTAGASGADLANIINEGALRAVREGRRLVTEDDLVESVEVVIAGQQKKNAVITDRDKRMIAYHEVGHALVAAMQKHTAPVTKITIIPRTSGALGYTMQVDEEEKVLMTREDLFQQIVTLTGGRSAEELVFDTKTTGASNDIERATKMARAMVTRFGMTDEFDFIALETVTNQYLGGDTQLQASMGTADQIDDMVRKIISAAHKKALEILREYEQQLHDIADFLIKKETVTGEEFMDILDRSLEFYGKKTVAEMKKEDEEKEREATSIANEESEAAMQAPSETTSSPPENEE; encoded by the coding sequence ATGGCAAATATAAATAAAAAAACGAATGGCCCCAAACGGCCGCGTCCGATTCTTTTTTACTACGCGGGCGTGTTAATTCTCGTATTGCTTTTTCAATTTTTCTTTGGACCGGCGATGCACGAAGCGGGCGTTGAGGAAGTCAGTTATGATCAATTCACGGCGATGATTTCCGAAGGGCGCGTCACCAAGGTGACCAACGACGGGACGATGTACCGCATTGAGGGAAAAGATAAGGAAGGTAACGAAAAAGAGTACAAGACGGGGCTGTGGAACGATCAGGAAAATCTGACAAAATTGTTGGACGAGCATGAAGTGGAATACAGTTCAGAAATTCCGCCGAAGCCCAATGTATTTTTGTCGTATCTGTTCACACTCGTCATTCCATTGGCAATTTTCTGGCTCGCCGGGCGGTATTTGATGCGCAATATGACCGGCGGCAATGCGATGAGTTTCGGCAAGTCCAAGGCGAAAATCTATGTGAAAGCGCAGAGCGGCAAAACATTCCGCGATGTGGCGGGACAGGAAGAAGCCAAGGAAAGTCTCAATGAGATCGTCGACTATTTGGATCATCCGAAGCGGTATAACGACATCGGTGCCGTATGCCCGAAAGGTGTGCTGCTGGTCGGCCCGCCGGGCACCGGAAAGACGCTGTTGGCAAAAGCCGTTGCCGGGGAAGCGAATGTACCGTTTTTCATTATCTCCGGCTCGGAATTTGTGGAGATGTTTGTCGGGCTGGGCGCTTCCAAAGTCCGCGATTTGTTTAAGCAGGCAAAAGAAAAGGCGCCATGCATTGTCTTTATTGATGAGATTGACACCATCGGAAAGCGACGCGACGGCGCCGGTTTCGGCGGCAATGACGAACGCGAGCAGACGCTGAACCAGTTGCTGAACGAAATGGACGGTTTTGAAGGAAACACCGGCGTGGTCATTCTCGCGGCGACGAATCGTCCGGAAATTTTGGATCCGGCGTTGACCCGTCCGGGGCGTTTTGACCGACAGATTCGCGTCGAACTGCCCGACATCAAAGGGCGCGAGGACATCCTGCGCGTGCACGCGAAAGATGTGCAGATGGAAAGCGGCGTCGATTTGAAACTTATCGCCCGCATGACGGCGGGGGCATCCGGGGCAGATCTTGCGAATATCATCAATGAGGGCGCGCTGCGCGCCGTGCGGGAAGGGCGTCGACTGGTAACGGAAGATGATTTAGTCGAGTCGGTCGAGGTGGTCATTGCCGGACAGCAGAAGAAGAATGCCGTTATCACCGATCGCGACAAGAGGATGATTGCGTATCACGAGGTGGGGCATGCCCTCGTCGCGGCGATGCAGAAACATACGGCGCCGGTGACAAAAATTACAATTATTCCGCGCACTTCCGGGGCGCTTGGTTACACGATGCAGGTCGATGAGGAAGAAAAAGTGCTGATGACGCGCGAAGATCTGTTCCAACAGATCGTGACGCTGACGGGCGGACGTTCCGCCGAAGAATTGGTCTTTGATACCAAAACAACCGGCGCATCCAACGACATTGAACGTGCGACGAAGATGGCAAGGGCGATGGTCACGCGCTTCGGCATGACCGATGAATTTGATTTTATTGCGTTGGAGACGGTCACCAATCAGTATCTCGGCGGCGATACGCAGTTACAGGCGTCGATGGGAACGGCGGACCAAATCGATGATATGGTGCGAAAGATTATTTCCGCCGCTCATAAAAAGGCCTTGGAGATTTTGCGCGAATATGAGCAACAGCTCCACGACATCGCAGACTTTTTGATCAAGAAAGAAACGGTCACGGGTGAGGAATTCATGGACATTTTGGATCGCAGTCTGGAATTCTACGGCAAGAAAACCGTGGCGGAGATGAAAAAGGAAGACGAGGAGAAAGAGCGGGAAGCGACAAGCATAGCGAACGAGGAGAGCGAAGCTGCAATGCAAGCGCCCTCGGAAACGACGTCTTCTCCACCGGAAAATGAAGAGTAA
- a CDS encoding DNA polymerase IV, whose protein sequence is MKRLMFMEDRVILHADMNNCYASIEIHHHPQWRGFPLAVCGSQEDRHGIVLAKSQEAKRFGVKTGEPVGQALTKCPDLLIVPPHYEMYLDYSRRARALYARYTDLVEPFGMDECWMDVTGSQKLFGNGRTIADDIRCRIKKELGITVSVGVSFNKTFAKLGSDLKKPDAVTEIPRDRFRQILDPLPVENMLGVGGSTRRKLCACGICTLGDLAGSDPHFLRKILGVSGILLWHHANGRDADPVHNVQYRAPIRSVGRGVTCRADLVDNAEVLRVLQVLCFSVSQRLREHGLEASGVQLSVRDCDLYTRQFQTLLALPTQSSLLLREAGMALFTERYDWQKPVRALTIRAIHLRPLRTYRQLGFLSAFSQRQKKEDLDAALYALRERFGKHAISFASLFEETKLPADRSEFEIPVRLFSESCLYEGS, encoded by the coding sequence ATGAAAAGGCTCATGTTCATGGAAGACCGCGTCATTCTTCACGCTGATATGAACAATTGCTACGCTTCGATCGAAATTCACCACCATCCGCAGTGGCGCGGTTTCCCACTCGCTGTCTGCGGATCGCAGGAAGATCGGCACGGCATTGTATTGGCAAAATCACAGGAAGCAAAGCGCTTCGGTGTCAAAACCGGCGAACCCGTCGGGCAGGCGCTGACGAAGTGCCCCGATCTGCTTATCGTGCCGCCGCATTACGAAATGTATCTCGACTATTCGCGCCGGGCTCGCGCCCTGTACGCCCGCTACACCGATCTTGTCGAGCCCTTCGGAATGGATGAGTGCTGGATGGATGTGACCGGCTCCCAAAAACTCTTCGGGAATGGACGTACCATTGCCGATGACATTCGATGCCGCATCAAAAAAGAACTGGGCATTACGGTAAGTGTCGGCGTCAGTTTCAACAAAACTTTTGCGAAACTCGGCAGCGACTTAAAGAAACCCGATGCGGTGACGGAAATTCCACGCGATCGATTCCGACAAATCCTCGATCCGCTTCCCGTGGAAAACATGCTGGGCGTCGGCGGATCTACGCGCCGCAAGCTGTGCGCCTGCGGCATTTGTACACTGGGCGATCTTGCCGGAAGCGATCCGCATTTTCTTCGAAAAATCTTGGGCGTGTCGGGTATTTTGCTCTGGCATCACGCGAACGGCCGGGACGCCGATCCCGTACACAATGTGCAATACCGCGCACCCATCCGGTCCGTCGGACGCGGCGTAACCTGCCGCGCGGATCTCGTCGACAATGCCGAAGTCCTGCGCGTTCTGCAGGTGCTGTGTTTCTCGGTGTCCCAACGCCTGCGGGAACACGGGCTCGAAGCCAGCGGTGTTCAGCTTTCCGTGCGCGATTGTGATCTTTACACACGTCAATTTCAAACCTTACTTGCCCTGCCGACGCAAAGCTCCCTCCTTCTTCGCGAAGCGGGAATGGCGCTGTTTACCGAGCGATACGATTGGCAAAAACCAGTACGTGCCCTTACCATTCGCGCCATTCACCTGCGCCCCCTGCGAACGTACCGCCAGCTCGGTTTTCTGTCCGCCTTTTCGCAGAGGCAAAAAAAAGAAGATCTCGATGCCGCCCTCTATGCGCTGCGTGAGCGCTTTGGAAAGCACGCGATCTCCTTTGCTTCGCTCTTTGAAGAAACCAAACTCCCCGCCGATCGAAGTGAATTTGAAATACCTGTTAGGCTATTCTCAGAGTCATGCCTATACGAAGGCTCATGA
- the brnQ gene encoding branched-chain amino acid transport system II carrier protein gives MKKLAFRQTVLVGLLLFGLFFGAGNLIFPVFMGQLAGKNVLPATLGFWVAGIGLPVLGVISYALSQKHDLNGFASIAGPHFGLFFTVALYLTICPLFAIPRTATTAFETGLRTFFPDSVRLPLFLYSVVFFALAYFFAKYPTRIMDIIGRWMAPIFLVLLSILLIFVILRPMGAPADFPAQPPYDTRAFVQGILDGYNTMDALASLAFAIIIITNIRAMGVSDAKRMAVEVFKAGLVTLVLMATIYGALSYLGASSLGVMELQSNGATILGLTANHYFALFGQLLLALIVFVACLKTAVGLIVAISGTFSRLFPKGPSYNQWMVLFTLLSFGIANFGLNTIISLSIPVLMFLYPLSIGLMLLWIIHAVHPLPQRVFSGTLFVIGIAALFDFIKAAPPFLSKQPFAIALLDKVKTYLPLFTEGMGWLLPGTLAFLGLLLWAKIGKKSADISKN, from the coding sequence TTGAAAAAATTAGCATTTCGCCAAACCGTTCTCGTCGGACTCCTGCTCTTTGGTCTGTTTTTTGGAGCCGGAAATCTCATTTTCCCCGTTTTTATGGGACAACTTGCCGGAAAAAATGTCCTTCCCGCCACGCTCGGCTTTTGGGTCGCCGGCATTGGATTGCCCGTCCTTGGCGTGATTTCCTATGCCTTATCACAGAAGCACGACTTAAACGGTTTTGCCTCCATTGCCGGTCCGCACTTCGGTCTGTTTTTCACCGTCGCTCTTTACCTGACGATCTGCCCGCTCTTTGCCATTCCCCGTACGGCAACGACGGCCTTTGAAACCGGACTGCGGACCTTCTTTCCCGACAGCGTCCGCCTGCCGCTTTTCCTCTATTCCGTCGTCTTTTTTGCCCTTGCCTACTTTTTTGCAAAATACCCGACACGGATCATGGACATCATCGGACGTTGGATGGCGCCGATTTTTCTCGTTCTCCTCAGCATTTTGCTCATTTTTGTCATTCTTCGCCCGATGGGCGCACCGGCAGACTTTCCCGCACAACCGCCCTATGATACACGCGCTTTTGTGCAGGGCATTCTGGACGGTTACAACACGATGGATGCGCTCGCCTCGCTCGCCTTTGCCATTATCATCATCACGAATATCCGCGCCATGGGTGTCTCCGACGCGAAGCGTATGGCGGTGGAGGTCTTTAAGGCCGGTCTTGTAACTTTAGTTCTGATGGCGACGATTTACGGAGCACTTTCCTATCTGGGCGCCTCCAGCCTCGGGGTCATGGAACTGCAATCGAATGGGGCAACCATACTCGGTTTGACCGCCAATCACTACTTTGCACTCTTCGGTCAGCTCCTGCTGGCGCTCATCGTCTTTGTCGCCTGCCTGAAAACCGCTGTCGGATTGATTGTCGCCATTTCTGGCACTTTCTCCCGTCTTTTCCCCAAGGGACCAAGTTACAACCAGTGGATGGTACTGTTCACGCTTCTGTCCTTCGGCATCGCGAATTTCGGACTGAATACCATCATTTCCCTCTCCATTCCGGTGCTTATGTTCCTGTATCCGCTGTCCATCGGCTTAATGCTTTTATGGATTATTCACGCGGTTCATCCGCTGCCGCAACGGGTCTTTTCCGGCACGCTCTTTGTCATCGGCATTGCCGCCCTCTTCGACTTTATCAAGGCGGCGCCCCCCTTCCTTTCCAAGCAGCCCTTTGCTATCGCGCTGCTCGATAAGGTAAAAACATATCTGCCACTGTTTACAGAAGGTATGGGCTGGCTGCTGCCGGGGACGCTTGCTTTTTTGGGATTGTTGCTCTGGGCGAAGATCGGTAAAAAGAGCGCCGACATTTCCAAAAACTAA
- a CDS encoding SPFH domain-containing protein has product MGLIRATVNAIGGGLADQWLEVIEADHMGPEIAMAPGVFVRPNDPRNSNTKRTAGVISNGSIIHVYDGQFMMLIDGGKVIDYTAEPGYFKVDNTASPSMLNGQWGPAIKETFNRFRFSGSTPFQQKVVFINTQEIRDLKFGTPSPLNYFDHFYNAELYLRAHGAYSIRIVDPIKFYVEVGDRTMEAPIAMKGINEQYRGEFLTALQTSLTQMSVDGIQASHVGAQTMKLAEYLQDALDAKWTELRGFQIESVAIESVSFTEETQKLINIRSQGAMLSDEAIRRGYMSGSIARGMEAAGSNEGGAGQAFMGVGMGLNMSSATLGALGLEAQQGAAQPAPAQPNPAQSGATAPQAPAENSGAAVAGYANAATWKCPECGTENSGKFCTECGAKKPVPVKKECPNCHTPLPEGNLKFCPECGTKLHADE; this is encoded by the coding sequence ATGGGTTTAATCAGAGCGACCGTCAACGCCATTGGCGGCGGATTAGCGGATCAGTGGTTGGAGGTCATTGAAGCGGATCACATGGGACCGGAAATTGCCATGGCCCCGGGGGTCTTTGTACGTCCGAATGACCCGCGAAACAGCAATACGAAGCGCACCGCAGGCGTTATTTCGAACGGATCGATCATTCACGTATATGACGGGCAGTTTATGATGCTCATTGACGGCGGAAAAGTCATTGACTATACGGCGGAGCCCGGTTATTTCAAGGTGGACAACACCGCCAGTCCCTCGATGCTGAACGGACAATGGGGGCCGGCGATTAAAGAAACTTTCAACCGTTTCCGTTTTTCCGGTTCCACGCCTTTCCAGCAAAAAGTCGTCTTTATCAACACACAGGAAATTCGCGATTTGAAATTCGGCACGCCGAGTCCGCTCAATTACTTTGATCACTTCTACAACGCGGAACTCTATCTGCGCGCCCACGGCGCCTACTCGATTCGCATTGTCGATCCGATTAAATTCTATGTCGAGGTCGGGGATCGCACGATGGAAGCCCCCATTGCAATGAAGGGCATTAACGAGCAATATCGGGGTGAATTTCTCACCGCTTTGCAAACCTCACTGACGCAAATGAGCGTGGACGGTATACAAGCTTCTCACGTCGGCGCACAAACGATGAAGTTAGCGGAATATCTGCAGGATGCATTGGATGCCAAGTGGACCGAATTGCGTGGCTTCCAAATCGAATCCGTCGCAATAGAATCCGTTTCCTTTACGGAAGAGACGCAAAAGCTCATCAATATCCGCTCACAGGGCGCCATGCTCTCGGATGAGGCCATTCGCCGCGGGTATATGAGCGGCTCCATCGCTCGCGGTATGGAAGCGGCCGGCTCCAACGAAGGCGGCGCAGGACAAGCTTTTATGGGCGTCGGCATGGGACTGAATATGAGCTCGGCAACACTGGGGGCGCTTGGACTGGAGGCGCAACAAGGCGCTGCACAACCCGCTCCCGCGCAGCCGAATCCTGCACAATCTGGCGCAACAGCTCCGCAAGCACCTGCCGAAAATTCCGGTGCAGCGGTTGCCGGTTACGCCAATGCGGCGACATGGAAATGCCCGGAATGCGGGACGGAAAACAGCGGGAAATTTTGCACGGAATGCGGCGCGAAAAAGCCCGTTCCGGTAAAAAAAGAATGCCCGAATTGTCACACGCCCTTGCCGGAAGGCAATCTGAAATTCTGTCCAGAATGCGGAACGAAACTACACGCGGACGAGTAA
- a CDS encoding EFR1 family ferrodoxin (N-terminal region resembles flavodoxins. C-terminal ferrodoxin region binds two 4Fe-4S clusters.) produces MILYFSGTGNSAYLAKKLAQETRDTLFSLNDALKYGADPQLTEVDRLIFVTPTYSWRLPRVVAAWIRRVDFPSGLPVWFVMNCGSEIGNADRYNRRLCAEKGLQYRGTAEIQMPENYVALFPVPDETEARAIIARAEPALEEIARSLEKERPFPPRRIRLLDRLYSRMVNPIFYALFVKARAFRVDARCIGCGKCEIRCPLNNVRLVEGKPVWGNACTHCMACICGCPTRAIEYGKKTVGKPRYWCMGENDFREI; encoded by the coding sequence ATGATTCTTTACTTTTCTGGAACCGGAAATAGCGCCTATCTAGCGAAGAAGTTGGCACAGGAAACGAGGGATACCCTTTTTTCTCTGAATGACGCCTTGAAGTACGGGGCGGATCCGCAACTTACGGAAGTGGATCGCCTGATTTTCGTTACGCCCACGTATTCCTGGCGCCTTCCGCGCGTCGTTGCCGCTTGGATTCGCCGCGTCGATTTTCCATCTGGTTTGCCGGTCTGGTTTGTCATGAACTGCGGCAGTGAAATCGGCAATGCCGATCGCTACAACCGCCGGCTATGTGCGGAAAAAGGGCTGCAATATCGGGGGACGGCGGAAATTCAAATGCCGGAAAACTATGTAGCACTTTTTCCGGTTCCGGATGAAACGGAGGCCCGAGCTATTATTGCCCGGGCGGAACCAGCTCTGGAGGAGATTGCCCGGTCTTTAGAGAAAGAACGTCCTTTTCCACCGCGGCGGATTCGACTTCTCGACCGCTTGTACAGCCGCATGGTGAATCCGATTTTCTATGCGTTGTTTGTAAAAGCGCGTGCCTTTCGTGTCGATGCGCGCTGTATTGGCTGCGGAAAGTGTGAAATACGTTGTCCTCTGAACAATGTGCGCCTGGTAGAGGGAAAGCCGGTTTGGGGCAATGCTTGTACGCACTGCATGGCCTGTATTTGCGGCTGTCCGACCCGGGCCATTGAATATGGAAAAAAGACGGTCGGAAAACCGCGTTATTGGTGTATGGGCGAGAACGATTTTCGCGAAATATGA